In one window of Ignatzschineria indica DNA:
- a CDS encoding gp436 family protein → MISYASIDDLVRQFGEQEAIELSDRVRDGVISNEVLQIALDDATHEINGYLGRYSLPFRKTPPILKRHCVNIARFFLCEASYLMMSEKIVDAYERAIRFLERVANGAIPLIDDENEEVAEDSDLIAFQNLNNSVFSRQNR, encoded by the coding sequence ATGATTTCATACGCATCGATTGATGATTTAGTGAGACAGTTTGGAGAGCAAGAAGCGATTGAACTATCGGATCGTGTGCGTGATGGCGTGATCAGTAATGAAGTTCTTCAGATCGCATTAGATGATGCAACACACGAGATTAATGGTTATCTCGGGCGATATTCATTACCGTTTAGGAAGACTCCTCCAATTCTCAAACGGCACTGTGTGAATATCGCTCGCTTTTTCTTATGTGAAGCCTCTTATCTCATGATGAGCGAAAAGATCGTTGATGCGTATGAGCGAGCAATTCGCTTTTTAGAACGAGTGGCCAATGGCGCAATTCCCTTAATCGATGATGAGAATGAGGAGGTAGCAGAAGATAGTGATCTGATCGCTTTCCAAAACCTCAACAACTCAGTCTTTAGTCGTCAGAATCGTTAG
- a CDS encoding phage GP46 family protein: MDRLIDPRTGDYYQDQRVGNSLGNAVYVRLETPKGTYWADPELGSLLHTLQREKNVSRVRLLAIQYAEEALQPILDEERAKSIDVEATQANGSLLLHITVVDIEGKRNSFNHLVPII; the protein is encoded by the coding sequence ATGGACAGATTAATTGACCCGAGAACGGGAGACTACTATCAAGACCAACGAGTCGGAAACAGCTTAGGGAATGCTGTTTATGTTCGCCTTGAAACACCCAAGGGAACTTACTGGGCAGATCCCGAGCTTGGATCATTGCTGCATACATTGCAGCGTGAAAAGAATGTGAGCCGTGTTCGCTTGTTAGCGATTCAGTATGCAGAAGAGGCACTACAGCCCATCTTAGATGAGGAACGTGCAAAAAGTATCGATGTAGAAGCAACGCAAGCGAACGGCTCCCTTTTATTACATATCACTGTTGTCGATATCGAAGGTAAGCGCAACAGTTTTAACCACCTTGTACCGATTATATAA
- a CDS encoding phage tail sheath subtilisin-like domain-containing protein — protein sequence MASPNVSFETIPSSIRVPGRYIEFNTKLAVRNLPVNPQHVLIVAPMLDSGTQKPLEAVMVFSDVEAGEKFGYGSWAHLMAQQAIRNNQYINLSIIGLPDDPASVKAVGKIEIEGSATREGQIILNIGKESLKIAATRSESAKELAERLTAVINANESVLVTAEAEDAGITLTAKNGGEIGNEIYLDGQSNAPGVTLKVGNMENGQGNADISEALSEVAGKRYHIYVSAFSDDENLVRLNEHIEAVSNAIEKRGGIGVAGWNGTLAQGITKASKLNSGRMILQWYKGSISGNALIAAGFAAVMASEEDPARPLNTLEIKGLDITPESEWPTFAEFNNALYNGLSPLQVVNNRVQIMRAITTYTKNATGTDDPALLDVTTIRTLDYTRDALDQRYALRFPREKLSDKTPPKVRSETLDVLMKLEDLEILEQVEENKSLLVVERDLQDANRLNLIIPADVVNGLHVLAARIDLYL from the coding sequence ATGGCAAGTCCTAACGTTAGTTTTGAAACGATCCCAAGCTCCATCCGTGTTCCTGGACGTTATATTGAGTTTAATACAAAGCTTGCTGTGCGTAACCTCCCGGTCAATCCACAGCACGTACTAATTGTCGCGCCTATGCTTGATTCAGGCACACAGAAGCCCCTTGAGGCAGTCATGGTCTTCTCTGATGTTGAAGCCGGTGAAAAGTTTGGCTACGGTTCCTGGGCGCATTTGATGGCGCAACAAGCGATCCGTAATAACCAATATATCAATCTATCCATCATCGGTTTACCGGATGATCCTGCATCAGTAAAAGCAGTCGGTAAGATTGAAATCGAAGGCTCTGCAACTCGAGAGGGTCAAATTATTCTCAATATTGGGAAAGAATCGCTTAAGATCGCAGCAACCCGTAGCGAAAGCGCGAAAGAGTTGGCGGAACGCCTAACCGCTGTGATTAATGCCAATGAATCAGTTTTAGTAACGGCTGAAGCGGAAGATGCTGGTATTACATTGACTGCCAAAAATGGTGGGGAGATCGGCAATGAGATCTATCTCGATGGCCAAAGCAATGCGCCAGGTGTGACATTAAAAGTCGGCAATATGGAGAATGGCCAAGGTAATGCCGATATCTCTGAAGCATTGTCAGAAGTGGCCGGTAAACGTTACCACATCTATGTGAGTGCCTTCTCTGATGATGAGAACTTAGTGCGCTTAAATGAGCATATCGAAGCAGTGTCTAATGCGATTGAAAAGCGTGGTGGAATTGGTGTTGCTGGTTGGAATGGCACGCTTGCACAAGGGATCACCAAGGCAAGTAAGCTCAATTCAGGACGCATGATTTTACAATGGTATAAAGGTTCGATTTCAGGTAATGCTCTGATCGCCGCAGGCTTTGCAGCAGTGATGGCTTCAGAAGAAGATCCCGCAAGGCCGCTCAATACACTTGAAATTAAGGGCTTAGATATTACGCCGGAATCCGAGTGGCCAACCTTTGCGGAGTTTAACAATGCACTCTATAACGGTTTGTCACCGCTTCAAGTGGTGAATAATCGAGTTCAGATCATGCGTGCGATTACTACCTACACAAAGAACGCTACTGGAACAGATGATCCTGCATTACTCGATGTAACAACCATCAGAACGCTCGATTATACGCGTGATGCTTTAGATCAACGTTATGCGCTTAGATTCCCACGCGAAAAACTCTCTGACAAGACACCACCCAAGGTTAGATCTGAAACCCTCGATGTCTTGATGAAGCTAGAAGACTTAGAGATCTTGGAGCAGGTGGAAGAGAATAAATCACTCTTAGTCGTAGAACGTGATCTACAAGATGCCAACCGCCTAAATCTTATCATTCCGGCGGATGTGGTGAACGGTCTACATGTTTTAGCAGCAAGAATTGATCTCTACCTCTAA
- a CDS encoding phage minor head protein → MSKRINLGFALNLPNQRAIDYFTRKKVLPSDEMAALGESMHAKAFTLKNINNINLLQDFKNSLDEAIKSGKGFNAWRDDILNQTKKRGWINDGDVVNPDTGEILAPHRIGTIFNTNMNSAFQTARYQRQLDNAVTMPYWEYVAVNDDKTRASHAALNGVIKRYDDPFWQTFYPPIDYRCRCTVIARSEYYAQKHGIETNSAEVHEDKEGRQYFDRAGTKVYPGKDFGYNVHRHGYRPNLDQYDPKIANQFAVQEMSGPEFKLQYQRLEKEYLEERKRLGLRDNEKIDRATFNKIRNRRRYQLNFTAGVIEDDLALPSKTVLLSDDLLLKQFNDHLKDEFLTVDTYSLLPSLFNKPEYILEREGKKIFVRKEGQQWLHAIVKTTSLKTLNVESIYFIADDLFQRELKNAVVLKGI, encoded by the coding sequence ATGAGTAAGAGAATTAATCTCGGGTTTGCGCTCAACCTACCGAACCAGCGCGCGATTGATTACTTTACAAGAAAGAAGGTTTTGCCCTCTGATGAGATGGCTGCGCTCGGCGAAAGTATGCATGCCAAAGCGTTTACATTGAAGAATATTAACAATATTAATCTGCTTCAAGATTTTAAAAATAGCCTTGATGAAGCGATTAAAAGTGGCAAAGGCTTTAATGCCTGGCGTGATGATATTCTCAATCAAACAAAGAAACGCGGTTGGATCAATGATGGTGATGTTGTCAATCCAGATACCGGCGAGATTCTAGCTCCACACAGAATCGGTACGATCTTCAATACCAATATGAACTCTGCTTTTCAAACAGCTAGATACCAACGCCAATTAGATAATGCCGTTACAATGCCTTATTGGGAATATGTGGCCGTCAATGATGATAAGACCAGAGCAAGTCATGCTGCACTCAATGGTGTGATTAAGCGCTATGATGATCCTTTTTGGCAGACTTTCTATCCACCGATCGATTATCGTTGTCGCTGTACCGTAATCGCACGTTCGGAGTATTACGCACAAAAGCACGGGATTGAAACAAATAGTGCTGAAGTACATGAAGATAAAGAGGGTCGCCAATATTTCGATCGCGCAGGCACGAAAGTCTACCCTGGCAAAGACTTTGGCTATAACGTTCACCGCCACGGCTATCGGCCAAACTTAGATCAGTATGATCCTAAGATTGCGAATCAATTCGCAGTTCAAGAGATGAGTGGCCCAGAGTTTAAGCTTCAATATCAGCGATTAGAGAAAGAGTATCTGGAGGAGCGGAAACGTTTAGGATTACGCGATAATGAAAAGATCGATCGCGCTACATTCAATAAGATTAGAAATCGCCGGCGCTATCAGCTTAATTTTACGGCTGGCGTTATTGAGGATGATTTAGCCCTACCGAGTAAAACGGTTCTATTATCTGATGATCTTCTACTGAAGCAATTTAATGATCATCTTAAAGATGAGTTTCTAACTGTAGATACATACTCGCTATTACCTTCACTCTTTAATAAGCCTGAATATATATTAGAGAGAGAAGGTAAAAAGATCTTTGTAAGAAAAGAGGGTCAACAATGGTTACATGCGATTGTGAAAACAACTTCTCTTAAAACACTCAATGTGGAATCGATCTATTTTATCGCAGATGATCTGTTTCAAAGAGAGTTAAAGAATGCAGTCGTGTTAAAAGGCATTTAA
- a CDS encoding YmfQ family protein: protein MNKRNHIYSEQAYLERLQSLLPPVSYDRNGEQMVQTLTVEARLFNRINAHGQRVLNAITPHDSNELIADWERLLGIPIDFEENYQFRVNRVLQKLAEVGGLSIPYFINLAKNMGYEITIIEGDDYIFRAGENRVGDRIGRFDQMWVWYVNVQSSYTEQYYFRAGSARAGERLLTIRDPIIEEIFNDLKPAHTLCIFNYS from the coding sequence ATGAATAAGCGTAATCATATCTACAGTGAACAAGCATATTTAGAGCGCTTACAGAGCCTTCTACCCCCTGTTTCATACGATCGAAATGGTGAGCAGATGGTGCAGACATTAACGGTTGAAGCTCGATTATTCAATCGTATCAATGCCCACGGGCAAAGAGTCCTTAATGCCATTACACCACATGATTCCAATGAACTGATAGCAGACTGGGAACGTCTGCTCGGAATCCCAATAGATTTTGAAGAGAACTATCAGTTCCGCGTTAATCGAGTATTGCAGAAGCTTGCTGAAGTAGGTGGTCTATCTATTCCATACTTCATCAACCTCGCAAAAAATATGGGATACGAGATCACAATCATCGAAGGAGATGATTATATCTTTCGCGCCGGGGAGAATCGCGTGGGTGACCGCATTGGAAGATTCGATCAGATGTGGGTTTGGTATGTCAATGTCCAGAGCAGCTATACCGAGCAATATTACTTCCGAGCAGGTAGCGCGAGAGCCGGCGAAAGGCTCCTAACAATACGAGATCCCATTATTGAAGAGATCTTCAACGATCTAAAACCAGCGCATACGCTCTGTATCTTCAACTATTCATAA
- a CDS encoding DUF1834 family protein, giving the protein MIELIETRIVERLKEGLGEIVREVKSYGGELDGDDLFNTIRAMPSIWVTYAGASIEARSTSRSRYLEEHRFVTMIAVQSVRSEESARKGGAYKYEIGTYNLIKAVRYLLTNQTLDGIVYRGLRPTGIRSLFNHYIVQRNALSVFAIEWSAVVDQSQLLEDGAYPEITDDPAHQDYWFNEFRRTALIKPCEDLHEINAEIKDPTFDPDSTAKVEMKHITRDSALQNNILDMLKGKKDE; this is encoded by the coding sequence ATGATTGAGCTAATCGAAACACGCATTGTTGAACGTTTAAAAGAAGGTTTGGGCGAAATCGTTCGAGAGGTCAAAAGTTACGGCGGTGAGCTTGATGGAGATGATCTCTTTAATACAATTCGTGCTATGCCTTCCATCTGGGTGACATATGCCGGCGCATCAATTGAAGCCCGATCTACTTCAAGAAGTCGCTACTTGGAAGAGCATCGCTTTGTTACGATGATTGCCGTTCAATCAGTCAGATCAGAAGAATCAGCCCGTAAAGGTGGCGCTTATAAGTATGAGATCGGCACTTATAACTTGATTAAGGCCGTTCGTTATCTTCTTACCAACCAGACACTTGATGGCATTGTCTACCGAGGATTAAGGCCTACCGGCATCCGTTCTCTCTTCAATCATTACATTGTGCAACGCAATGCGCTCTCTGTCTTTGCGATCGAGTGGAGTGCGGTAGTTGATCAATCACAGCTCTTGGAAGATGGTGCCTATCCTGAAATTACCGATGATCCTGCTCACCAGGATTACTGGTTTAACGAGTTCCGCCGTACCGCGCTGATCAAACCATGCGAGGATCTGCATGAGATCAATGCCGAGATTAAAGATCCAACCTTTGACCCAGACTCAACCGCAAAAGTAGAAATGAAGCATATCACCCGTGATAGTGCGCTTCAGAACAATATCTTAGATATGTTGAAAGGAAAGAAAGATGAGTAA
- a CDS encoding DUF935 domain-containing protein, whose amino-acid sequence MNIFKRGLNALSSAVKAALKPNKTQVDDLDRDQMPTYYESNARTITPVQLKRLLDDADKGDISAMHALFFEMEEQDGHIFAEMQKRRNAILTLEWSIKSVKNPTPAEEKQAEFIRDYLENISNIDSLLLDLSDGIGAGFSAIAMTWDYLDGKLLPYKFDWEPQSHFKYDIQTNEFRLLTPGNFEGEALWPDTWIIHRHKVKSGAQARSGLFRVLAWIFALKNFSVLDFAEFLELYGLPIRIGKYPEGTTQANRRILLNALASIGHNAAGIMPESMNVELINAALGSEDPYLAMIELCEKWISKIILGGTLTSQADGKTSTNALGNVHNEVRHDILISDAKQIAQTITMQLIGPVLQKNFPDVNLGRLPYFEFDTREKKDLSLVVQTFDQARNIAPIKADEFYEQTGFSKPGEDDEVLQASYTTPASPFFMSQQPLNNALLHTYLPGNQKCSCCSTHTVALSQNPPLDDETNNAIESQEELDTAVRGLPSKYTQSYDSVVRKAVAKLKEAKSYEEAEAMLSLMMEEMNQDTQFNEAMSQALLVADIAGILSVDKESEISHE is encoded by the coding sequence ATGAACATCTTTAAACGAGGTTTAAACGCACTATCAAGTGCCGTTAAAGCAGCATTAAAACCAAATAAAACACAGGTGGATGATCTCGATCGGGATCAGATGCCCACCTATTATGAGAGCAATGCGCGGACGATAACGCCGGTACAGTTAAAGCGCTTACTGGATGATGCTGATAAAGGCGATATCAGCGCGATGCATGCACTCTTTTTTGAGATGGAGGAGCAAGATGGCCATATCTTTGCGGAAATGCAAAAGCGCCGTAATGCCATTCTCACTTTAGAATGGAGCATTAAAAGCGTTAAGAATCCAACGCCAGCAGAAGAGAAGCAAGCCGAGTTTATCCGAGATTACTTGGAGAATATCTCCAATATTGATTCTCTACTACTCGATCTCTCAGATGGAATCGGTGCCGGTTTCTCTGCGATCGCAATGACATGGGATTACTTGGACGGTAAACTTCTCCCATATAAGTTCGACTGGGAACCGCAATCCCATTTTAAATATGATATCCAGACCAATGAGTTTCGCCTCTTAACGCCGGGTAACTTCGAGGGGGAAGCCTTATGGCCAGATACCTGGATTATTCACCGGCATAAAGTAAAATCTGGAGCGCAAGCACGTTCCGGCCTCTTTAGAGTGTTAGCTTGGATATTTGCCTTAAAGAATTTCTCAGTCTTAGATTTTGCCGAGTTCTTAGAGCTCTATGGGCTTCCAATCCGAATTGGTAAATATCCCGAGGGGACAACACAAGCGAACCGACGTATTCTCTTAAATGCTTTGGCATCGATTGGTCACAATGCCGCCGGGATTATGCCGGAGTCGATGAATGTGGAATTAATCAATGCAGCACTTGGATCAGAAGATCCTTATCTTGCCATGATTGAGCTTTGTGAAAAGTGGATTTCAAAAATCATTCTAGGTGGAACGCTCACAAGCCAAGCAGATGGTAAAACATCAACTAATGCGCTTGGTAATGTTCACAATGAAGTGCGCCACGATATCTTGATTAGTGATGCTAAGCAGATTGCACAGACAATCACTATGCAACTGATTGGCCCGGTATTACAGAAGAACTTCCCGGATGTGAATCTTGGTCGTTTACCGTACTTTGAATTTGATACACGGGAGAAGAAGGATCTTTCGCTTGTTGTTCAAACATTCGATCAAGCCCGTAATATTGCACCAATAAAAGCCGATGAGTTTTACGAGCAAACAGGATTTAGTAAACCTGGCGAAGATGATGAAGTCTTGCAAGCAAGTTATACCACGCCAGCATCACCTTTCTTTATGAGTCAGCAACCGCTTAATAATGCTCTTCTTCATACATATTTGCCCGGGAATCAAAAATGCTCTTGCTGTTCAACGCATACCGTTGCCCTTAGTCAGAATCCTCCCTTAGATGATGAAACAAACAATGCGATCGAATCACAAGAGGAACTTGATACCGCTGTACGAGGTCTACCGAGCAAATATACCCAAAGTTATGATTCTGTTGTTCGTAAAGCGGTGGCAAAGCTGAAAGAAGCAAAGAGCTACGAAGAAGCAGAAGCTATGCTTTCTCTGATGATGGAAGAGATGAACCAAGATACCCAATTTAATGAAGCGATGAGCCAAGCTTTGTTGGTGGCAGATATCGCTGGGATCTTAAGTGTTGATAAAGAAAGTGAGATCAGTCATGAGTAA
- a CDS encoding phage virion morphogenesis protein, giving the protein MIDIQFTIDSKELQNQLDQLAERCTQRQPLMRHISGIMEAGVQDNFAAGGRPQWLPLNANFMGPVKSSTKSLLVKSGTLKGSINSLSDNNSAIVGTNVVYAGIHNFGGQTKPHVIRPKHKKALKFNGRYVKKVNHPGSKIPKREFLVLTDDEIEEISHTISKYLAGDL; this is encoded by the coding sequence ATGATTGATATCCAATTCACCATTGATTCTAAAGAGTTACAAAATCAGTTAGATCAATTAGCAGAGCGATGTACTCAGCGCCAACCGCTGATGAGACATATCTCAGGAATCATGGAAGCAGGTGTACAAGATAACTTTGCAGCAGGTGGCCGACCACAGTGGCTACCTCTAAATGCAAATTTTATGGGGCCGGTAAAAAGTAGTACCAAATCTCTCTTAGTAAAGAGTGGAACACTCAAGGGGAGCATCAATAGTCTTTCTGATAACAATTCAGCTATCGTTGGAACCAATGTTGTCTATGCCGGTATTCATAACTTCGGCGGACAAACCAAACCACACGTGATTCGTCCAAAGCATAAGAAGGCCTTAAAATTTAATGGCCGTTATGTAAAGAAGGTTAATCACCCGGGATCTAAAATTCCTAAACGAGAGTTCTTAGTTTTAACCGATGATGAAATTGAAGAAATCTCTCATACAATCTCAAAATATTTAGCAGGCGATTTATAG
- a CDS encoding DUF2635 domain-containing protein has translation MSKPLFVKASPGLKVPYENRANRYITDTAVEVPNTLYYRRRISDGDLIEVPEPKAVRKTTTKTEKGDQ, from the coding sequence ATGAGTAAACCACTATTTGTAAAAGCCTCTCCCGGCTTAAAAGTCCCTTATGAAAATCGCGCCAATCGCTACATTACAGATACTGCCGTAGAAGTGCCGAATACGCTCTACTATCGCCGGCGTATTAGTGACGGCGATCTCATTGAGGTGCCAGAGCCTAAAGCAGTCCGCAAGACAACAACCAAAACAGAAAAAGGAGATCAATAA
- a CDS encoding Mu-like prophage major head subunit gpT family protein produces the protein MAKNNIPSILRNLNTLYRNEFARILETTPTLYQKFAMVIPSNTTSNTYGWLGRFPRMQEWLDERTIEKMAAQAMVLVNRKFEATVGVRAEDIEDDNIGLYTDMIREMAMSAAELPDQLVFEALQKGETGICYDGQAFFDKEHPVYPKVSQEGDPEFVSNITEDGDSENAFYLLDTTRHVKPLIYQNRVSPEFNVQNDADKSDRVFMKDEYLYGSRARGAAGYGMWQFAHKVKADLSKDAVLDVRAKMRTIKGDGGRIINVNPNILLVHPNDEAKALELCNADVIGGTTNTLKGLLTPIVAPWLAL, from the coding sequence ATGGCTAAAAATAATATCCCATCGATCCTGCGCAATCTTAACACCCTCTATCGCAACGAGTTTGCGCGTATCTTAGAGACCACTCCAACGCTTTACCAGAAGTTTGCGATGGTCATTCCTTCCAATACTACTTCCAACACCTACGGCTGGTTAGGTCGCTTCCCGCGAATGCAAGAGTGGCTCGATGAGCGAACGATCGAAAAAATGGCAGCACAAGCGATGGTCTTAGTGAATCGCAAGTTCGAGGCAACGGTCGGTGTTCGTGCCGAAGATATCGAAGATGACAATATCGGACTCTATACCGATATGATCCGTGAGATGGCGATGAGTGCCGCTGAGTTACCAGATCAGCTTGTTTTTGAAGCACTCCAAAAGGGAGAAACCGGCATTTGTTATGACGGCCAAGCCTTCTTTGATAAAGAGCATCCCGTTTATCCCAAAGTAAGTCAGGAAGGTGATCCTGAATTTGTCTCCAATATTACAGAAGATGGCGATTCTGAGAATGCATTCTATCTGCTCGATACGACGCGCCATGTCAAACCACTGATCTATCAAAACCGTGTTAGCCCTGAATTCAATGTTCAGAATGATGCGGATAAATCAGATCGCGTCTTTATGAAAGATGAATACCTCTACGGTTCACGCGCACGTGGTGCAGCTGGATATGGTATGTGGCAGTTTGCGCATAAAGTGAAAGCAGATCTGAGCAAAGATGCCGTGTTAGATGTTCGTGCGAAGATGCGCACGATTAAAGGCGATGGTGGCCGCATTATCAATGTGAATCCTAACATCCTCCTCGTTCACCCCAATGATGAAGCGAAAGCATTGGAGCTCTGTAATGCAGATGTAATCGGCGGTACGACTAACACCTTAAAAGGCTTATTAACACCGATTGTTGCGCCATGGCTTGCCCTTTAA
- a CDS encoding phage protease produces MNKFREKWALTKGAKQQPDHNMVALTLTIDKNIDSDGNGEIQIFPDGRFYAKDGRRPEGWQLTAEFANKLIEAANTQKDDYMVDYEHQTIYAASNGKPNPAAGWFKGLEYREGEGLFAKVKWTATAAQQIKNDEYRYISPFFESDEEGNILSLFNVGLTNTPAIDGMAKVVALSELVPSTRSRSSFLEQLKTLIENAEGLSADQLVGAVKEMVNQVDWLTQKTPETTKADTAPKEPEPTPDPVEEPETNTEEPTVAPDPEKYVPIEVFNEIRDQLAELQKAQNTQALNSVVEEALQTGKLLPSQKNWALNLGTKNIDSLKEYLANAQPIVPIGKTQSGGAPNTDALTPEQKRLEQLTGLSFTNAKSSQGE; encoded by the coding sequence ATGAATAAGTTTCGAGAAAAATGGGCGCTAACAAAAGGCGCCAAGCAACAACCCGATCATAATATGGTGGCGCTAACACTCACGATCGATAAAAACATTGATAGTGATGGCAATGGTGAGATTCAGATCTTCCCCGACGGTCGCTTTTATGCCAAGGATGGCCGCCGTCCTGAAGGCTGGCAGTTAACTGCTGAGTTTGCTAATAAGCTTATTGAAGCCGCCAATACCCAGAAAGATGACTATATGGTCGACTATGAGCATCAAACGATCTATGCCGCAAGTAATGGGAAACCCAATCCTGCCGCAGGATGGTTTAAAGGATTGGAGTATCGTGAAGGTGAAGGACTCTTTGCAAAAGTTAAATGGACTGCTACAGCAGCACAGCAGATCAAAAATGATGAGTATCGCTATATCTCTCCTTTTTTTGAATCTGATGAAGAAGGCAACATTCTCTCACTCTTTAATGTGGGATTAACGAATACGCCGGCGATCGATGGTATGGCGAAAGTGGTGGCTTTAAGTGAGCTTGTACCGAGTACCCGAAGCCGTAGTAGTTTCTTAGAGCAACTTAAAACACTGATTGAAAATGCTGAAGGGTTATCTGCCGATCAATTAGTTGGAGCGGTGAAAGAGATGGTTAATCAGGTGGACTGGTTAACACAGAAGACACCTGAAACAACTAAAGCAGATACTGCTCCGAAAGAGCCAGAGCCAACACCAGATCCTGTAGAAGAGCCGGAAACAAACACAGAAGAACCAACTGTAGCGCCTGATCCTGAAAAATATGTACCTATTGAGGTATTTAACGAAATCAGAGATCAACTTGCCGAGTTACAAAAAGCGCAAAATACTCAAGCACTCAATAGTGTTGTAGAAGAAGCGCTACAAACCGGCAAACTCCTCCCATCACAGAAAAACTGGGCTCTTAATCTCGGTACTAAAAATATCGACTCCCTCAAAGAGTATCTTGCAAATGCTCAACCTATCGTCCCCATCGGCAAAACCCAAAGCGGTGGCGCTCCTAATACTGATGCCTTAACCCCTGAGCAAAAACGCCTAGAGCAATTAACAGGCCTTTCATTCACTAATGCTAAATCATCTCAAGGAGAATAA
- a CDS encoding baseplate J/gp47 family protein, translated as MPLMVPSFDEIREMILNDITSLDQSAAIHSDSDNYIRASSLAALTEGLYAHHAWIARQIFADSADSEFLEKHASTRAIYRKNAVKAEGIATITGEKGRKIPAGTEIKANDCYFLTLSDTTLESNQAELKISAKEPGTKSNFVKVNGILTAAPAGIRSECIVSTKGGTDIESDGDLLARYLEILRRPPAGGNRYDYKRWALEVPGVTNAYVYPLRRGLGTVDIAITSGDDLPSESVINACQAYIDDVRPVTAKHSYVVAPLIKRIDVVVEVQLKGIALDDITKTLKRVLEDHFSRIAPAETLIISQIEALISDQVGVVDRKLIAPSQNLTPDALLIEWYRLGTITVREMK; from the coding sequence ATGCCGTTAATGGTGCCGAGCTTTGATGAGATCAGAGAGATGATCCTCAACGACATTACTTCTCTCGATCAAAGTGCCGCAATTCATTCAGATAGCGATAACTATATTCGCGCTTCAAGTCTGGCTGCTCTTACAGAAGGACTCTATGCCCATCACGCTTGGATTGCGCGTCAAATTTTTGCTGATAGTGCCGACAGTGAGTTTTTAGAGAAACACGCTTCAACTCGTGCAATCTATCGTAAAAATGCCGTTAAAGCGGAAGGTATCGCAACGATCACTGGGGAAAAAGGACGTAAGATTCCGGCTGGAACAGAGATCAAAGCGAATGATTGCTACTTTCTAACGCTAAGTGATACAACGCTAGAAAGCAATCAGGCAGAACTCAAGATCAGTGCCAAAGAGCCCGGCACAAAGAGCAACTTTGTAAAGGTGAATGGTATCTTAACCGCAGCACCTGCCGGCATTCGATCAGAGTGTATCGTTAGCACCAAAGGTGGCACCGATATTGAGTCAGATGGTGATCTTTTAGCCCGATATCTGGAAATCCTCAGACGACCTCCAGCAGGAGGTAACCGCTACGACTATAAGCGATGGGCGCTAGAAGTGCCCGGCGTGACCAATGCTTATGTCTATCCGCTTCGGCGTGGGCTTGGAACAGTGGATATCGCGATTACCTCGGGTGATGATCTACCGAGTGAATCAGTGATTAACGCCTGCCAAGCATACATTGATGATGTAAGACCAGTAACAGCAAAGCACTCTTATGTAGTTGCTCCGCTCATTAAGCGCATTGATGTGGTTGTCGAAGTACAGCTTAAAGGGATCGCCTTAGATGATATTACCAAGACACTCAAAAGAGTCCTGGAAGACCACTTCTCCCGTATTGCGCCGGCAGAGACACTGATTATCTCTCAGATTGAGGCTTTGATCAGTGACCAAGTAGGTGTCGTGGATAGAAAGCTCATTGCACCAAGCCAAAACCTCACGCCAGATGCATTACTGATTGAATGGTATCGCTTAGGCACGATTACAGTGAGAGAGATGAAATGA